From Candidatus Obscuribacterales bacterium:
CAGAAATTGTGTATCAACCCAGCCAACGTGGGGTTCAAGGATTTGGATCCAGCCCTCGCCGCGCCCGTTGCCTAGCATCATCACACCCTCGGCTGGAATGGTACCAACCACGGTGCTGATGGTATTAGGCTGTTCATACACGGCAATTTGCGCCACGGTGGTGCGGCAGGTGCCCACCCGTTGAGCGATCGCCCCCGCAGCTTCCCCAGACGACAAGGTTGGCTTATGGAGAGTTCTATCTGCCGCCTGTCCTGTCCCAACATTGCCAATCGTCGCTAGGGCTAGCCCCAAAGCGATCGCGTATCCCATTCGTTTCATGGTTATAAACCTCACTCGTTAGCAGATCCTGTTACGGACATTTGCACTATACCTGTGGGTATCATCCCCCATGCTGGCGAACCCTGCACCGGATTAGACGATCCCCTAGGTGAAGTCTGACCAACTGTAGCTAGATTATCTATTGGTAACCAGCGATTGGATCATCTGGCTGCATCTTCTGAGCCCTTTTTGGGTTAGGAAGTTCCCATAGTACAGCCTGGAAACCGACTGCCCACGGGCCATTGGGTCATTTCAAGGATAAGATGCCGGTGTTAGCAGATCCGGGCGATCGCCTCCGATAATGGCCAACCTGGGGTCAAGCATGGGGTTCAACCTGAGGTCAAAACAATCCTGAAGTTGGCAAAGAATCCTGGACGAGTAGAACAGAGGGCGATCGCACTGGAACGTTTATCTGGAAGGTTTATTCAACACCCTGTTGACCATACCCTACGGCTTCTCTGGTAAGGATCCCAAGGATTGACTGCATCCAAAGATAGCTGGAAGGAAGATTCGAGCATAATAGGAAAGTAGCAGACGATAAACCCTCTGCACCGGTGTGTCATCTTAAAGGGGCTGGGTTTCCCGATCCCTTCTCTTTCGCTGAGCACGTGGCTAACTCAGGAGTAGGCAGTTGTATGGTTCAGGTTGAACATCTAAAGCCCAGACTCATGGTGGTAGACGATGAAACCGACAATTTAGCTTTGTTGTATCGCACCTTTCGGCGAGACTTTGAGGTATTTAAGGCAGAGAGCGCCTTTGAAGCCATGGACGTGTTAGATCGCGAAGGGGAGATGGCCATCATCATCTCTGACCAACAAATGCCTAGGCTTTCGGGCATTGAGTTTTTGAGCCGAACGGTGGACTTGTTTCCCGATACCATCCGCATCGTCTTAACAGGCTACACCGATGCTCAGGATCTCGTTGATGCCATCAACAGCGGTAAGGTCTTCAAATACATCACCAAGCCATGGGATGCAGCAGAACTAAGAGCCGTGGTCAACCAGGCTGCAGAAACCTACAGCGCCATCAAGCAGCGCACCTGCGACTTGACCCGGGCCCTGCGGCGCGAGTCGCTGTTCAATGCCGTGACCAGCGCTATTCGTGAGTCCTTGGACTACGACAGCATGTTGCGCACCATTGTGGAAACCATTGGCAAAACCTTTGGGGCAGATGCCTGCATGTTATATCCCGTGGAACAGGTGGAGTTTGGGGAGGCGGCAGCGGTGAATCTACCCCTAGCCACCAAGGCTGAGGCAGATTTCGTGCTGGCCAATAGCACCCGCTGGGTCAACGCCGACTCGCCCAGCGATCGCCCCTCCCTCCCTCCAGTCGATGCTCAGGTATTGATGGGCAGTGTCAGCGATCGCTCCGTGAAGATTGCCCAAACCCAGCAGCAGCAGCCCTATGTCCAGCTTGTCATTCCCCTCACCTGTAAGCAAGAAATACCGGCGGTGCTGGTGCTCTACAAGCAAACCACCAGCGCCTCTTGGCTAAAAGACGATATCGAGCTGGTGAAGGGCGTTGCCGAACAGGCTGCCCTGGCCATTTCCCAAGCCAAGCTCTATCAACGCATCCAAAAGCAAAGCGAACAAATGCAGGGAGAATTGGCCGTAGCCCGGCAGATTCAAGGCAACCTGCTGCGCCAAAGCCTGCCCGACATCGACAATGTCAAAATTCAGGCCTACTGCTACCCGGCCCGCGAGGTAGGAGGCGACTTTTTTGAAGTCTACCTACATCCCCAGGGAGACATCTGGTTAGCGGTGGGTGACGTATCTGGTAAAGGAGTGCCCGCTGCCTTGTTTATGGCCAGCGCCCTATCGGTGTTGCGCCGAGAGCTGGCCCAGGAAGCACCGCCGCCCCCCAATATCGTCATGCAAAACCTCAACAGTAGCTTGCTTGACAACCTCGTCAGCAGCAATTGCTTTATTACCATGGTGCTAGCTAGTTTTTCCCCCGATACCAAACGCTTGGTCTATGCCAATGCAGGGCATATCTATCCCTTGGTGTGGTCGTCCTATCACCGGGAGGATAACGGTGAGAAAACCGGCAACCCGGCCCTCGAACCCACCTACCTCAAACAGCGCGGTGTTCCTCTCGGCATCTTGCCGCTATGGACAGCGGCAGCGGGTGAACTGCAGCTACAGTCTGGAGATGTGCTTCTCTTGGCTAGCGACGGCGTCACAGAAGCCAGCATCGCCAATGTGGAGCCCGGCAGCGGCCATGCCCCCACCAGCCGTTCTATGCTGCGGCAGGCGGGGCTATGGCAACTGTTGATTCAAGACCATAGCAGCCTCGACCTAACCCATATCCTGTCTCGGATTCAAGCTCATAGCGAGACCCAAGAAGATGATCAAACCATGCTCTCCCTGGAGGTGTTGTAGCTGATGAGAACTGAGCTGCATATCCCTAGTGACTTACGATTTTTGAATATTGTGGAAAGCTGGTTGCTAGGCGCACTGGAGGTGGAGCTAGGCGATCGCGTAGATTGGCCGCGCCAGTCTAATCGCCTACGCCTCGTATTGGTGGAGGCTTACTCCAATGTGGTACGCCATGCCCACAAAAACCAGCCCAAT
This genomic window contains:
- a CDS encoding SpoIIE family protein phosphatase — translated: MVQVEHLKPRLMVVDDETDNLALLYRTFRRDFEVFKAESAFEAMDVLDREGEMAIIISDQQMPRLSGIEFLSRTVDLFPDTIRIVLTGYTDAQDLVDAINSGKVFKYITKPWDAAELRAVVNQAAETYSAIKQRTCDLTRALRRESLFNAVTSAIRESLDYDSMLRTIVETIGKTFGADACMLYPVEQVEFGEAAAVNLPLATKAEADFVLANSTRWVNADSPSDRPSLPPVDAQVLMGSVSDRSVKIAQTQQQQPYVQLVIPLTCKQEIPAVLVLYKQTTSASWLKDDIELVKGVAEQAALAISQAKLYQRIQKQSEQMQGELAVARQIQGNLLRQSLPDIDNVKIQAYCYPAREVGGDFFEVYLHPQGDIWLAVGDVSGKGVPAALFMASALSVLRRELAQEAPPPPNIVMQNLNSSLLDNLVSSNCFITMVLASFSPDTKRLVYANAGHIYPLVWSSYHREDNGEKTGNPALEPTYLKQRGVPLGILPLWTAAAGELQLQSGDVLLLASDGVTEASIANVEPGSGHAPTSRSMLRQAGLWQLLIQDHSSLDLTHILSRIQAHSETQEDDQTMLSLEVL